One Gossypium hirsutum isolate 1008001.06 chromosome A08, Gossypium_hirsutum_v2.1, whole genome shotgun sequence genomic window, aggtggagtttgagcagagtgtggtaattccagcagaaggtaccactagtgattcttcattggcagatgcagagtcagatgaggaagaggtttctacccaagaacctcaacagcaatcagagccaattgcagtcagaaggcagagacgagaaattcagaaacctgctcgtttcactgacatggtagcttatgcacttccagttgttgataatattccatccacttacaccaaagccattcagagtttagagaataatagatggttaggtgcaatggaagaggaaatgcaatctctagagaaaaacaagacgtggaagctggcacaactaccaaaagggaagaaggcgattggttgcaaatttgaagacactattgaagttagtgttatgagaagatgttcgaagatgtggaatatcgccaaggtggagatttgttgaatattggcaatatcccacattaggaaaagatagaaagggagggggtttggtttgttatatatagaacccctccccctttggttttatcatcccaaaatcttctcctttgtaatatttctagaagaaatattaatttggtagtgtccgaggacgtaagctaaattggccgaacctcgttaaatctctggtattttatttcttatttgtttgcttatatttaatagctttatgttggttatatttatttagttattattgctataaatatctaagtgagttctgtctagttgttgggttttaagcgggaccatttgtgacccctccaatttaactgggaattttcttagtataattgttggcataataattatctaaatatttctgataatattgttattaatattattgtcgcTTCCGCAACAAGATGGCCtcttctttttgttaaaaaagtATTTTCCATTCTAAGTTACGCTAACAGTAATTATGTGATAGTTTTCTTTTTACAAAGTTTGATGTGAATTTATAATATCTATGAGATGACAGAAATTAGTTCCTATTAGTATTTCAAAATCATAATCTGACATAAACATCATATAGtttcttaatttaaattttaacatttatttctgcacaaaataacattataaaattttgaaagcaccaataataaaaaattatgttgaAATTTGGAAAGGACTAGAATTGATATATCCCATCTCTTTTGATGAGCGGTGAGATTAAAAGTAGTTGTGATAAGGAAATTAAAATCAATGGCAAGCATGATGATAACGATGAGATgagaattaaaaataatcatttgaGAATTGGTATTGATATTCACCACAGGTTTTCATATCATTTTTAGTTTCGAAGTTTCACGAATTTAGATAAAATACACAGGTATCGATACTGATTTGGCATTTTATTGTTTtgcaaaacttataaaaaatcacTAGTATGGAAACTTGGTGCCGATACTTCTTTTACAATGATCAATATCTAAATTTAGTATCGATACCGTTTTcaacaaaatttagaaaagttagTAAATACCGATATTTTTATTTAGGATATTGATACTTTTCGCTAGAATGTCAAAAATATCTCCTTTAGGTTCATTTTACAAATACTGAAAAAGAGAGatagttataataaattaaatgaaattattataaaattattttaatcagtATGTAGGTAAAATAGGttgattaaaagaaaaaaaaatggcgagaatggaaattttattttatatgttaactattaatatatgtaaataactattaaaataaataataatattatttaattaataaaattataatgacatacttttaataatttcataaaaatcaaataatttagaaattttattaaatatactatttttaatttaatgagttaaaaaaaacaataataattttagaaCCTTTTTCAGTCATCTAAAACGCTGTCTTGAAGACATTGTTGGATGAGAAAATAAAGTAATGGTTGAAAAGGACTTACCGACCTTgaaaacaacaattattctttttaaaatgtttGTGTGTGATAATTTTAAAACCacagaataaaatattaaaataaaccaATCCCTGGAAATgctttgaattgaaaattaattgTTTCACACAACACAAAACCCCAAGCATCAAGTAGGGGTCGTTTGCTCCAAGTGTAAAAGATATTCATATATTTCCTTTTACGTACGGAGGCCTGTACCTGCACCTTCTGCATCGACCTTTTGGCTGCTTCCATGGGACATTATATACCTATTTACGTATTGTACGATATACAAAAACTTTGATTACGTCTATACCGACCTTTCTGTTTGTTGGGTTGTTCATCATGTCTCCCTTTTACTTTTGATTGTATTCcaattttcaagttattttgaatttaaattttattatatatataggaGTAAAGTCAAAAAAGAATCATCTTAAGAGGGGTCTAGCTCTTCCTAGACCCACCTCGCATCTCTAGATcctattcaaattaaattatatatttttataatagtaaaaatataattttattattttaatagtttatatctttataatttttaaaaaattaaattaaaattttattatttttgaaaaaattaaaatataattttattattattaatttaaaattttataaattataaatagtctaaataaataaaaaattatattaagagGGATCTAATTCCTTCTAGATCCACCCCGTATGTGTAAACTCTGTTCAAATTCATTATTATATAAATCAATCATATATTATATGTGGTTTGTATTGTACTTGTAATTGCAATTATATTTGTGAactccttcaaaattttcattattatattaaacTACATCATCTAGCAAAGAAGTATTGAAAAGTAAAAGTTAAACCAGTATGATTAAAATGATATTGTGCCCCttagaaatatattttaaaaaatttaaaatatatttcgaATTAactttatgtataatttaataattttattgtcaattttctcattttattaaCACAATTTAGATCAAGTTttgagtaaataaaaaaatttttgatAGATCTAAAAAAACTTTCAAGtgttaatatatattaaagacAATAATTCATATTGTTAATATAAACTTTGCCCTTTGAGTTTGATCATTTGTACTTAGTTGTTACTTACCTTTTTTTTCTAGACCTAATTGACATTTAAATTTGAAATCTGTCATACATTTTGATACATGTGTTGTAATATCGTTATATTGTGACATGATACTAACAACTAATTATTCAATGACACATGATAACTTTATAAAATGACACATGACAAgcattaataaaaaaagtaaaaaaaacttttaaaatatataaatatataaaaatatttcacGCAAGAATGATTtggtaattttatataatttaccaaaattcTACTTAAAACAAAAAATCCCTACAAAAATCATTACCAcaatcactaaaaataaaaaattatcgtCGTCATCaacttctatttctttttttaaccACCAGCACCAACCAAGGCTCAGCCTTTTTCAATGGTGGTGGCGCTTCCATACCATTTTCCTTCCACCGGTTCCAGCTGCGATACGAGTCTGGACCCTCTCAAACTCCGAGAACCGACAGGGAATGGTGATACCTCCTTGGTGGCTAAACCCATACTCCTCTTCGGCTTCCCTTAATAGCTCGCCGAACAAAGGGTGGTTAAAATAAATAACCGGCACCAAAACTCTATGGTAGTCGCCGTCTTTTTGGCCGATATAGACGGCCAAGTGTCCTTTCGGAACTTCCGTAAGCTTCTCGTTGATTGGGTCTTGACCAATAGGAACGTAACCCGACCCGGGCTTTGATGAGCATATAGATTTAGCCCCTTTTGTCAAGCGTTGACCCCAACTAATGAGCTTCGAGAAAGACTTGGACTTACAAAACGATTCTGATTCTGATCGTGTCAGGCGACAGTACCCACGTGGGTTCCGAGCTTTGCGAATGAACCACCTCGAGATCCGGACCAACCGTTTTCCGATCTTGAAGCCTCTTATCTTTCTCATCAGTTGTGTCTGGTAGTAATCGGGACAACGTCAATGAAGAGGCTTTTggctctgtttttttttttttgaagtgtaGAGGAAAAAGGACGGAAAAGGGGTTTTGTTGTATTAGGAAAAGGGCCAAGGATCAGCTATGGACATAGCAAGGCGAAAGAGTGTAAGGCAGACTTCAGAGAGAGATGTTGGTATATTTGACATCGTTACGCCTCTCAACAACCGAGTATTTCATTCGGAACCGGACACAAAATTCCTAGCCTTGTATTGTTTTGTCTTTTGTTTCTCTGTAGAACTAAACTCAAGACCGGAGAAAATAGGGGCAGAGTAAGGGGAGATGATGAAAGACCTGACTATAAATAAATAGACAACgcaaagaaaactcaaagaggtTGAAAAAATGAAAGTGGGAGAAATTGAAAGGATGAACAAGAGTGAGAAAGAGAGgtttaatcataaaataataatccaTGAAAAATCTTTATCTTTTAAAATGAATATCtatgtttttaattatatatttattcatatagtTGGTTATATAAAATTATTCTTTTGAAAATACTTCCCGACCTTgaaaacaacaattattctttttaaaattagaataaaatattgattttaaaacAATGAAGAGGATAAGCCGTGGGAATGCTTTGAAATGAAGTGATGAGGAAAATTGATGTTTACTTTTCCTCCTAACCCATTTCACACAACACATTTGTTTAATGCTATAATTGTGAGTGTCGCCATTTGAATTATAAAACTAAATTGCAACTTCCACATAAAACCCTACCCAAGCCTCTCTTTCACCAGTTACTGCCCGGAGTTTTTTAATGCATGAAGTGGCGGTTGTTTGCTCTCGTCTCGTCTGAAAAACAGAAAAGTTATTCTTATATTTCCTTTTACGTACGGAAGCCTGTACCTGCACCTTCTGCATCTACCCCTTGGCTGCTTCCAAGGGACATTATACGTATTGTACGATATACACAAACTTTGATTACGTCAAAAACCTTGACTTTCATATATCAACCTTTTTATTTGTTGGGTCGCTGGTCATGTCTCGCTAATAGTTTTAAGATTTCAAGCGTTTGTATTTGAGTTTTAagttgttttaaatttaaattttatcatctATATAGTGTACCTATTCATGAGTTGAATCATTTGATTCAGATAGAAAGTTCATCTAAAATTTGAGagtatttaaacaaaaatataggCACGAAAAATTGGCTTATACAAAAAATAAAgctcgtttaaaaaatgggccggtcTTTGAGTAATGCATTTTTGGCCTAGGCTTGGCCCAACTCGaaatcattaaaggacaaaaaattttgctttttgttttttaatgttattttctccttattttgctaccattttactattatgttgttattgtTTGTATGTTGTATAAAACctgttttatagttaattttgttattattttagaggcattcattaattttgttattattttagaggcatttacttgttaagttgcatctatcttaatgttatttaagtaaacatattttttaaaatttatttttaatttgttaggaaatatttattttgatgtatttagtatttttgatgtattatatatattttaaaaatataaaaaattactatGGGTAGGCCGGActcgggttttagcatttttatctaaatccggcttggacaaaattttaggcccatttttcagcTAGGCCCTAGCCAAGCAAACatgcctaaatttttagttgggcaCAACCTAAACCCAACCCCACCCCACCCCACCCCTAAACACCTCTAGTATATAAGGgcaaagttagaaattttttggagtaaacttaaattatatttttttataatagtaaaaatacaattttgtcattttaataatctatatctttatcatttttaaagaattaaataaaaaatttatcatttttgagagagtcaaagtacaattttatcattactaatttaaatttttataaattataaaaagtttaaataaaaaaatattcattttaggaGAGGTTGAAGCCCTTGCCACCCCCTAGATCCACCCCGCATATGTAGGCCTTATTCAAATTCGTTATTGTATAGATCAATCATTTATTATATGTGGTTTGTAGTGTACTTGTAATTATAATTGCAATTGTATTTGTAAACTCCTTTAAAAAATTTCACTGCATGACCTGATAGGAAAGTattgaaaagtaaaaatttaacaattaccTTGAAATATATTGTTAGACAAAATACATTAgcgaacaaaataaattaaatataaataaacacattgaaataaaatataaatagtatgatttataattaatttatcaaatatgaaaatcaaataaaaccataataaataattgaaataaaggAGAATCGAGATTTTACAAAACATTGAGGCTTGTGAAACACAGTTTCTTTAAGACAGTTCGGCCACTCCTACAGTACTTGGAGAAATGTTGGTCGaatgtctcccaggatacaacaacaacaGTGATTAAAGTAGTAGCACCTCTACAACGATCAACGAACGAACTTTGCATTTTTTTATCACCAGAATATTGTAAAAATACGGAGAGGTAAAGAAgagttttgaaatgaaaagaattttaGTATAGGAAATTATTAGAATGTGTGTGTAATCCTACAGAATACACAGCCTTTTATAGGTATTTAGGAtattggaaaattttggaaataaccaTAACATCTGCCATTAATGAGCCAAAAATTAATTCAGATACTGTCCATATATAAGCAAATCATTTGGGCCCATCGATCTAGACATTTCACATCGCCCATGTTATACAGGTGCATCCTAACCCCATTGAGTTTGAACCTACACCTCCCTACGTGCGAGACAAAATTACAAACttaatcattcaattattttttaagggGGTTCACATATATAAACCCATCTCACACTTCGGTATTTAACtaatgtgggatctaagcttttatttttccttaacaATATTTTCAAGTAGCTTACTtagagcatcaatttctcattcatcactcaaccattttaagcatatgatataccgttgtaaaggtctcatacagtagaatatgaaaccataattttataattcaactctccacctttacctattgagaatatgcctcaaagtttctataaaatataattttttcaacatatatttaaaaaatttaaaatataattcaaattaacTTTATGTAAATTTAACAACTTCATTGTCGATTTTCTCATCTTATTAACATAaatcatatagatcaagttttgagtaaataaaaaaatctaactaTTTGATAGATAAAAAAAAGGTCCAAGTgccaaatatatatttaaggatAATAATTCATatcgttaatatatattttgtccCATGAATTTGATTATTTGGACTTAACTAACAATCTCATAAAATCACACGTGGCAagcatgaaaaaaatttaaaatatataaacccAAAAAGATACCACaacaattattatataaaataggGTGATTAGACTTACGAAGAAGAAAACATATAAATAACGtgaaatttttcctgaatatgataaaaatattataaaaaatacaaaaattctatttaaaaaaaaaccctataaCTGAgagtttttattaaatttctaacgatataaatttttttctaaaaataccttaatttgtttctaaaattatcttttttatattattattttaaaattaaatatatataattactttaaaaaaaacataacatcTAAGTTTATTTGAATCCAAAAATCTATTTATTTGGATTCATTCTAGAcatgaattatttttttacaagttcatatatttaaaaatttttattattgctTACTATTAGCCACATGTTATAATATGAGATCATCACATGTTGTTGTATTATTGGTTGCTAGTGTCGCACTATCACATTCTAATTTTAATGATACAAGTATTAAAGTGTGACGAATTCTAAGCTGggtctaaaaaaattaaatactaaatataagTGTTTaagtttaaagaaaaattatatacTAACCCCTCAGATGTGATAAATTTATCCGATTAATCTAAATTATaggttttgaaaaagaaaaaaaaaatctaaatgatGGGCAGAGTTAACCCCTTAGTTTTACTATTGGTGAAAAAAGAGTTACCTTGAGCTACTGTTTAGTTAGCTGAAATGACCATTTCATTTCCTGTGAGATTTTTGGGCTACCtgaattttcatataaatctTCTTCCCGTTGACCCAAAAATAAAACATGCTTCTCGTGTGGCAGGGGCCCCAAAAAGACCCAGATCTGAACACAATGGGGATTGGGGAAGGGTAATTCAAAGGGCTAAATTACTTTTTAATCCCTGAATTTGGCAAAATTTTCCAACTTAATCATTCAACCTTATTTTTTTCCACATCAATCTTGAAACTTgactaattttcttaattttgatCCTGTAAcacttaaaacattataatttttaataaaaaaaattaagcaataACGTGACACATTTCACAAGATCAagattgaaaaaaattatcaaattcaaaaaatatatatataaaattcagAAATTAAATGTTGCGCATTCGCGTGTAATGCTTGACAATGGCAGCCAGGTTGCAGTCATTAAGCTTCAACCCTAGAGCATAACAAACATACACATCCAAACAAAAAGCACATAGGGCAGACAAGAAAAGGACATTAAGTAGAAATCCCAAAACTAGGTTATCCACCTTAATTAGTCAAAAATGGTACTACAGGTTGTTACAAATAAAAGAAAGCAGTGTCAAATCTAAACATACAGATAGCTTTCTGACATATGATTAGAACTAAACCATCAATGAAATGAAGTAAGAAAAAACCAAGTTATTGCCACGACAAATGacaaatgaaaataattatcGTCATCTCAAGGGAGGTTGCAATAAAATCCGAGTCACACAGTCAAAGCAGGTACAAACTATACCAGAGAAGGGCCAGAATCTCAGTTTGGTGGAAGAAACTAAGATACCATAAGCCGGAAGAAATGAGTTGGGGGATCAAAGCAATCTAAGAAACTGATCAATTCATAAAGAAAAAAACTTTGCGGACAATATCTTATATGTTTAAAAAGAGAACTtatatcatataacatttatgAGAGAAGCAACAGAAACCCCCAAAATTATTCTTTATATgtaattaaacaaatataagaataccataatcataaaaaatgaaaatatggtaAAGGGCCTCAGTTTAGACTAAATTTGATCATGATTCAAGTCTCTTGACCTGACATGAAAGCCCGTTCAAAAAATGAGAAGATTTGGGCAAAAATATGAAGAGAGAACGGATTCGGCCACAAGTAAGCTTTTTTTGCCCGGGCTTGACCCAGgctaaatttggaaaaaaatacttGCTACTTTTTGCTGCCGTTTTATCACTATTTTGGTGttgttttgctattatattgctacaattttgttgttattatttgtatattgtataacttttgttttattgttaattttgctaccattttagaagtatttacttgttaagttacacctagaggtgttcatgggccgagcTACCCGGCTCGACTCGAAGACCCGCCAGAAATgtgagagggtttgggcaaaaatatagacccgaaaaatgggcttgga contains:
- the LOC107935867 gene encoding auxin-responsive protein SAUR36, with the protein product MRKIRGFKIGKRLVRISRWFIRKARNPRGYCRLTRSESESFCKSKSFSKLISWGQRLTKGAKSICSSKPGSGYVPIGQDPINEKLTEVPKGHLAVYIGQKDGDYHRVLVPVIYFNHPLFGELLREAEEEYGFSHQGGITIPCRFSEFERVQTRIAAGTGGRKMVWKRHHH